One Thalassoglobus sp. JC818 genomic region harbors:
- the ispG gene encoding (E)-4-hydroxy-3-methylbut-2-enyl-diphosphate synthase: MQDRSLPRNPTRAVRIGSIVIGDGHPIAVQSMTATHTKDIDATVEQISALVEAGADVVRVAVDSSKDAEALAEISRQVTANLAVDLQENYRLAEVIAPFVSKLRYNPGHLYHHERDKPWQEKVQYLADVAKEHDCAMRVGVNCGSVDPAKKERYDEDDSISPMLESALDHCGFLDDIGFTRYCVSLKDSDPKKVIEVNTRFASSRPDIPLHLGVTEAGMPPDGVIKTRIAFEQLISKGIGDTIRVSLTVPNSRKPEEIAAGRQILSDIAAGRVRSVVDFGLESLNIISCPSCSRVENEAFIDLAQQVKEMTKYAQDHAVTIAVMGCRVNGPGETDDADLGLWCGPKFVNLKKGPKELGAYSYDTILDRLREELDAIIEEKATASVD, encoded by the coding sequence GTGCAAGACAGATCACTTCCTCGCAATCCGACTCGAGCAGTTCGAATTGGTTCAATCGTCATCGGGGATGGTCACCCCATCGCTGTCCAGAGCATGACAGCGACACACACTAAAGACATCGATGCCACGGTCGAACAGATTTCCGCACTGGTCGAAGCAGGAGCGGACGTTGTTCGTGTCGCGGTTGATAGCTCAAAAGACGCTGAAGCCCTGGCCGAAATTAGCCGGCAGGTCACTGCAAATCTGGCGGTCGACCTTCAGGAAAACTATCGTCTGGCCGAAGTGATCGCTCCGTTCGTTTCCAAACTCCGCTATAACCCCGGACATCTTTACCATCACGAGCGGGACAAGCCCTGGCAAGAGAAGGTCCAGTATCTTGCAGACGTGGCGAAAGAACACGATTGCGCGATGCGAGTCGGGGTGAACTGTGGGTCCGTCGACCCTGCCAAGAAAGAGCGGTACGACGAAGATGATTCGATCTCGCCGATGCTTGAAAGTGCCTTGGATCACTGCGGATTTCTCGATGACATCGGCTTTACTCGTTACTGCGTTTCACTGAAAGATTCGGACCCGAAGAAGGTCATCGAGGTCAACACCCGCTTTGCTTCTTCTCGACCTGATATTCCCCTTCACTTGGGTGTCACCGAAGCTGGCATGCCTCCTGATGGTGTGATCAAAACACGAATTGCTTTCGAACAGCTCATCAGCAAAGGGATCGGCGATACAATCCGAGTCTCTTTGACCGTTCCCAACTCACGCAAGCCGGAAGAGATCGCAGCTGGTCGCCAGATTCTGTCAGACATCGCAGCTGGTCGCGTAAGAAGTGTTGTCGATTTCGGGCTGGAGAGCCTGAACATCATCAGTTGTCCGAGTTGCTCGCGAGTTGAAAACGAAGCGTTTATCGATCTCGCGCAACAGGTCAAGGAGATGACCAAATACGCGCAAGATCATGCGGTGACAATCGCCGTGATGGGATGTCGCGTCAACGGGCCCGGAGAAACGGATGATGCCGATCTCGGCCTGTGGTGTGGTCCAAAGTTCGTCAATCTGAAAAAGGGACCGAAAGAACTCGGAGCCTATTCTTACGACACAATTCTCGATCGCCTCCGCGAAGAACTCGATGCGATCATCGAAGAAAAAGCGACGGCCAGCGTCGACTAG
- a CDS encoding dihydroorotase has translation MADRTLIRNAQCVLPQGTGKHDVLIENGKILAIDPPKTASADETVDAEGLYLLPGAIDDQVHFRDPGLTHKEDLHTGSVACAKGGITTFLEMPNTNPTTTSLEALDAKLDLAAGKCVVNFGFYVGATPENIDVLKAAERTPGIKIFIGSSTGNLLVDGQDALERIFAETTLPICAHCEDEATVRANRERVNGGTSIHDHSKIRDHEAAIISTRRAVDLATRHQHQFHVLHVSTAQEAEFLKDRPSWVTAEACPHHLFFNIDDYDRLGSRVQMNPSIKTAEDNRALWNALRDGVIEVIATDHAPHTLEEKDRPYPESPSGLPAVENSMALMLDAVNRGQCTLEQVVSWMCAAPARIWKIANKGEIREGFDADLVLVDLSRQETIRDENQLTKSKWSPWHGVELTGWPVRTWVNGQTVFQDGKVDETARGREAIFRKNS, from the coding sequence ATGGCTGATCGAACGCTGATTCGCAACGCTCAATGTGTTTTGCCGCAGGGCACAGGCAAGCATGACGTCCTCATCGAGAACGGAAAAATTCTCGCCATCGATCCTCCGAAGACAGCATCCGCTGACGAAACAGTTGATGCTGAAGGTCTCTATTTGTTGCCGGGCGCGATTGATGATCAGGTGCACTTCCGCGATCCGGGACTGACTCATAAGGAAGATCTGCACACCGGATCAGTGGCCTGTGCCAAAGGGGGGATCACGACTTTTCTGGAGATGCCGAACACCAATCCAACGACAACCTCTCTGGAGGCGTTGGATGCTAAACTTGATCTGGCCGCTGGCAAGTGCGTCGTCAACTTTGGTTTCTACGTCGGTGCAACGCCGGAGAACATCGATGTTCTCAAAGCAGCGGAACGAACACCGGGGATCAAGATTTTCATCGGTTCCAGCACTGGCAATTTGCTGGTCGATGGGCAGGATGCACTCGAAAGAATCTTCGCTGAAACGACACTTCCAATCTGTGCCCATTGTGAAGATGAAGCGACCGTCCGAGCGAATCGTGAGAGAGTGAACGGCGGAACGTCGATTCATGATCACTCGAAAATTCGCGATCACGAAGCAGCCATCATTTCGACCCGACGAGCGGTTGATCTTGCGACGCGGCATCAGCATCAATTTCATGTCTTGCATGTTTCGACCGCTCAGGAGGCTGAGTTTCTGAAGGATCGTCCAAGCTGGGTGACTGCCGAAGCTTGTCCGCATCACCTGTTCTTCAATATCGATGACTACGATCGACTCGGTTCACGAGTGCAGATGAATCCGTCCATCAAAACAGCTGAAGACAATCGGGCACTCTGGAACGCATTGCGAGACGGAGTCATTGAAGTCATCGCGACGGACCATGCTCCTCATACGCTCGAAGAGAAAGACCGCCCTTATCCGGAGTCGCCATCCGGGTTGCCGGCCGTCGAGAACTCGATGGCTCTCATGCTCGATGCAGTCAATCGCGGGCAGTGTACGCTTGAGCAAGTCGTCTCGTGGATGTGCGCAGCCCCCGCTCGAATCTGGAAGATCGCCAACAAGGGAGAAATTCGGGAAGGATTCGATGCAGATCTGGTCCTCGTGGATCTGTCTCGACAGGAGACAATTCGAGATGAAAACCAACTGACCAAATCGAAGTGGAGCCCGTGGCACGGCGTCGAATTGACCGGCTGGCCGGTCCGGACCTGGGTGAATGGTCAGACCGTTTTTCAGGACGGAAAAGTCGACGAAACAGCTCGTGGGCGCGAAGCGATTTTCCGCAAAAATTCCTGA
- the mutS gene encoding DNA mismatch repair protein MutS — translation MAGKKSSKLTPMMQRYMEVKSETPGTILLFRMGDFYELFHDDAEIAAKILGLTLTSRDKSSSNPIPMAGFPYHSLEGYLHKLISAGHKVSICDQVEDPKAAKGLVRREVTQIVTPGTLTDDALLDPKESNYLASICPTNDSIGLAWLELSTGRFYCMEVSRENGELPPQLGSSSALIDEVARIHPAECLIPENCKSDDIHKQLIEYGQTVLTERPTWSFAANQCREILLKHFGTATLEGFDLTEEDSAGITAAGALLEYVQETQKSSLGHLSRLEPYRRGTSLLIDETTRRSLELTRTQREGKRTGSLISVLDQTKTPMGARLLLDWLSNPLTDKQAIERRLDAVHELTQDSKLCRDIREKLSDSYDLQRLAARVATRRASPRDLGALGKTLTLLPAVKARLAGRSSDLLQTLEQRIELCEDIRADIESNLADELPISTTEGGIIREGYDSKLDELRDLARGGKTWIAKYQAEEIERTGIPSLKVGFNKVFGYYLEVTAAHLSKVPEDYIRKQTLKNQERYITPQLKEYEEKVLRAEDQSKALEAELFQSLRDRVADECQRLQRTAETLAEIDVLSNLATVAVQSNYQRPEITTEPVLEVVDGRHPVLDQMQPSGEFVPNDVMLGLSEAGKDQPSKDGDNEQSSPDRRDLIALITGPNMAGKSTYIRQAALLTIMAQMGSFVPAKSARIGIADRIFARVGASDELGKGQSTFMVEMTETARILNTATSKSLVILDEIGRGTSTYDGISLAWAITEFLHDHIECRTLFATHYHELTELSKTLRQVCNWNVAVHEQDGDVVFLHKIVPGAADRSYGIHVARLAGIPREVIQRSAVILQTLEEDHQDDHGQVTIPARETKGARQLTLFEPEPHPVLSELQGLKLDEMTPLAALQELHRIQGKLK, via the coding sequence ATGGCCGGCAAAAAATCCAGCAAATTGACTCCCATGATGCAGCGCTACATGGAAGTCAAATCAGAGACCCCAGGCACGATTCTCTTGTTTCGCATGGGGGATTTTTACGAGCTGTTTCACGACGACGCAGAGATCGCCGCGAAAATTCTGGGACTGACGCTCACCAGCCGCGACAAGTCTTCGTCGAATCCGATTCCCATGGCGGGGTTTCCGTACCATTCTCTCGAAGGTTATCTGCATAAACTCATTTCTGCCGGGCACAAAGTTTCCATCTGCGATCAGGTCGAAGACCCTAAAGCTGCCAAAGGACTCGTCCGTCGAGAAGTGACCCAAATCGTCACTCCGGGCACACTCACTGACGATGCGTTACTCGACCCGAAGGAAAGCAACTACCTCGCATCGATTTGTCCGACAAATGACTCGATTGGCCTCGCATGGCTGGAGTTGTCCACCGGACGGTTCTACTGCATGGAGGTCTCTCGCGAAAACGGAGAGCTTCCGCCACAGCTGGGAAGCTCTTCAGCTCTGATCGACGAAGTCGCTCGCATCCATCCGGCTGAGTGCCTCATTCCGGAGAACTGCAAGAGTGACGACATCCACAAGCAGCTGATCGAGTATGGCCAAACGGTTTTGACCGAACGACCAACCTGGTCATTCGCTGCGAACCAGTGTCGCGAGATTCTTCTCAAACACTTCGGGACAGCTACCCTCGAAGGTTTCGACCTCACTGAAGAAGACTCGGCCGGAATCACCGCTGCTGGTGCCTTGCTGGAGTACGTTCAGGAAACTCAGAAGTCGTCGCTCGGCCATCTCTCTCGACTGGAACCGTATCGCCGGGGAACAAGCCTTCTCATCGACGAAACAACTCGTCGCTCGCTTGAACTGACCCGAACACAGAGAGAAGGAAAACGGACCGGTTCGCTCATTAGTGTTCTCGACCAGACAAAAACCCCGATGGGTGCGAGGCTGCTCCTCGACTGGCTCTCAAACCCGTTGACCGACAAGCAGGCGATCGAACGACGACTCGACGCTGTCCACGAACTGACACAAGATTCAAAACTCTGCCGAGACATTCGAGAAAAGCTGAGCGACAGCTACGACCTCCAACGACTCGCTGCCCGCGTTGCCACGCGTCGAGCATCGCCACGCGATCTCGGTGCGCTGGGGAAAACTCTCACACTGCTCCCAGCTGTCAAAGCTCGACTCGCGGGCCGATCGTCCGATCTGTTGCAGACACTCGAACAACGGATCGAATTGTGCGAAGACATTCGGGCTGACATCGAATCCAACCTCGCAGACGAACTTCCGATCTCAACGACCGAAGGCGGAATCATCCGCGAAGGATACGACTCCAAGCTGGACGAACTTCGCGATCTTGCTCGCGGAGGAAAGACCTGGATTGCCAAGTATCAAGCCGAGGAAATCGAACGAACTGGAATCCCGTCGCTCAAAGTAGGATTCAACAAGGTCTTCGGTTATTACCTCGAAGTCACAGCTGCGCATCTGAGCAAAGTTCCTGAAGACTACATCCGCAAACAAACTCTCAAAAACCAGGAACGGTACATCACGCCGCAGCTGAAGGAATACGAAGAGAAAGTTCTGAGAGCAGAAGATCAATCGAAAGCACTCGAAGCGGAGCTGTTCCAAAGCCTGCGCGATCGTGTTGCGGACGAATGCCAGCGACTGCAACGAACCGCAGAGACACTCGCGGAAATCGATGTGCTGTCGAATCTCGCGACAGTCGCTGTCCAATCGAATTATCAGCGACCGGAGATCACGACCGAACCGGTTCTGGAAGTCGTCGACGGTCGGCATCCTGTTCTTGATCAGATGCAGCCATCGGGAGAGTTCGTCCCGAACGACGTGATGCTCGGCCTCAGTGAAGCAGGCAAGGATCAGCCATCCAAAGACGGTGACAACGAACAATCGTCCCCGGATCGACGCGATCTCATCGCTCTAATCACCGGCCCCAACATGGCGGGAAAGAGCACCTACATTCGGCAGGCAGCTTTGTTGACGATCATGGCTCAGATGGGATCGTTCGTTCCTGCAAAGTCCGCGAGAATCGGGATTGCTGATCGCATCTTCGCTCGCGTCGGAGCCAGCGATGAGTTAGGCAAAGGGCAATCGACCTTCATGGTTGAGATGACCGAGACTGCCCGCATCCTGAACACAGCGACTTCCAAGAGCCTGGTAATCCTCGACGAAATCGGCCGTGGAACCAGCACCTACGACGGAATCTCACTCGCCTGGGCGATCACTGAATTTCTTCATGATCACATCGAATGCCGAACGCTTTTCGCGACTCACTATCACGAGCTGACAGAACTCTCGAAAACATTACGGCAAGTCTGTAACTGGAACGTGGCTGTGCACGAGCAGGATGGCGACGTTGTCTTCCTGCACAAAATTGTTCCCGGCGCAGCTGATCGAAGCTACGGAATTCATGTCGCTCGACTGGCTGGCATTCCGCGAGAAGTCATCCAGCGGTCGGCAGTGATTTTGCAGACGCTTGAAGAAGATCATCAGGACGATCACGGGCAGGTCACCATCCCCGCTCGCGAGACCAAAGGGGCTCGTCAACTCACGCTCTTCGAACCGGAACCTCACCCGGTCCTCAGTGAGCTACAAGGTCTCAAGCTCGATGAAATGACTCCGCTGGCCGCTCTTCAGGAGCTGCATCGCATTCAAGGGAAACTGAAGTAG
- a CDS encoding glucose-6-phosphate isomerase, producing MPNSISFSPQAAGFLIEKQYSMLTEHLHAARDEAFADVALRTSGEEIPEAKQPLDSGFIDLPERLLKGEDGLLESIESSAKTLRDQIDRMVVLGIGGSYMGLRALFEALCDPYHNELSREARGGNPRLYFEGNNLDNDSMSSLLNLLKTQCVDPKELAERWGIVVISKSGGTLETAAAFRIFREALEEYYGPDSPEATELVVPVTGETGKLRDLSNKRGYQQTFPIPDGVGGRFSVFTAVGLFPAAVLGIDVRALLQGAADMTERCRTKPAGENPVLDYVATCHLLERDHGMDIRVLSTWGNRLESTGLWYDQLLAESLGKHERGATPLTVVNTRDLHSRGQQHQEGKRDRVINNIIPGVPASSPISLPKSSDDLDQDLLNRIAGKTIPELLDAAIEGTNQAYAEDQRPTTDLKLSKIDAYAMGQLLQLFMLATTIEGRLIGINPYGQPGVEAYKNNMGRILYGS from the coding sequence ATGCCAAACTCCATTTCCTTTTCACCTCAAGCTGCCGGATTTCTCATCGAAAAACAGTATTCGATGCTCACGGAACATCTGCACGCAGCACGAGACGAAGCCTTTGCCGACGTTGCATTGAGAACTTCGGGAGAAGAAATCCCGGAAGCCAAACAGCCTCTCGATAGCGGATTCATTGACCTTCCCGAAAGACTGCTCAAGGGAGAAGACGGTCTTCTGGAGAGCATCGAATCTTCAGCGAAAACGCTTCGCGATCAAATCGATCGCATGGTCGTACTCGGAATTGGCGGGTCGTACATGGGGCTTCGGGCACTCTTCGAAGCGCTCTGCGATCCCTACCACAACGAACTTTCACGCGAAGCGAGGGGAGGAAATCCCCGCCTGTATTTCGAGGGAAACAACCTCGACAACGACTCGATGAGTTCTCTGCTGAATCTCCTGAAGACTCAATGCGTCGATCCAAAAGAGCTGGCAGAGCGATGGGGAATCGTAGTCATCAGCAAGTCGGGCGGAACCCTCGAAACGGCCGCAGCGTTCCGCATTTTCCGGGAAGCCCTCGAAGAGTATTACGGCCCTGACTCTCCGGAAGCGACGGAACTCGTCGTCCCAGTCACCGGAGAAACAGGTAAGCTTCGCGACCTTTCCAACAAACGCGGCTATCAGCAGACATTCCCGATCCCTGACGGCGTCGGTGGAAGATTCTCCGTCTTCACAGCTGTCGGACTCTTCCCGGCGGCGGTCCTCGGCATCGACGTTCGCGCACTCCTGCAAGGAGCAGCCGACATGACCGAGCGGTGTCGAACGAAGCCCGCAGGAGAGAATCCTGTTCTCGATTACGTCGCCACCTGCCATCTTCTCGAACGTGATCACGGAATGGATATCCGAGTTCTCTCGACATGGGGGAATCGACTCGAATCGACCGGACTCTGGTACGACCAGCTTCTCGCTGAAAGCCTCGGAAAACACGAACGAGGCGCGACTCCACTGACCGTCGTCAACACTCGCGACTTGCACAGTCGGGGCCAACAACACCAGGAAGGCAAACGAGACCGAGTCATCAACAACATCATCCCGGGTGTCCCTGCCTCGTCTCCGATCTCGCTGCCAAAATCCTCCGACGATCTCGATCAGGACCTGCTCAATCGAATCGCAGGCAAGACAATTCCGGAACTTCTTGATGCGGCCATCGAGGGAACGAATCAGGCTTACGCAGAAGATCAACGCCCGACGACCGATCTGAAGCTCTCCAAGATTGACGCCTACGCAATGGGACAACTGCTGCAGTTGTTCATGCTGGCAACAACGATCGAAGGCCGTTTGATCGGGATCAACCCTTACGGCCAGCCGGGAGTTGAAGCTTACAAGAACAACATGGGCCGCATTCTTTACGGTTCATAA
- the pyrE gene encoding orotate phosphoribosyltransferase, translating to MYNKQELMDLFRERALKFGDFTLASGKKAKYYLDGKQVTLHARGLSLVSQGFLDLLDPSIDAVGGMSIGADPIVAGILSAAASKQSDLLGFLVRKESKGHGTNKFVEGPVQPGMKVAIVEDVVTTGGSSLLAIERVQEFGCEVKQVLSIIDRMEGGANRFRELGFDFQSLLTIEDFGITPPEPS from the coding sequence ATGTACAACAAACAAGAATTGATGGATTTGTTCCGAGAGCGAGCACTGAAGTTCGGCGATTTCACGCTAGCCTCTGGGAAAAAGGCCAAGTACTACCTCGACGGTAAGCAGGTGACTCTTCACGCGCGGGGCCTCAGCCTCGTCAGCCAAGGTTTTCTCGATCTTCTCGATCCGAGCATTGATGCCGTCGGTGGAATGTCGATCGGAGCCGACCCGATTGTCGCGGGCATTCTCTCAGCGGCGGCGAGCAAACAGTCCGACCTGCTTGGCTTTCTCGTTCGAAAAGAATCCAAAGGTCACGGAACCAACAAATTCGTCGAAGGTCCCGTACAACCCGGAATGAAAGTCGCCATCGTTGAAGATGTCGTCACAACAGGGGGCAGTTCGCTCTTGGCCATCGAACGGGTTCAGGAGTTTGGCTGCGAAGTCAAACAAGTCCTCTCCATCATCGATCGCATGGAAGGGGGAGCCAACCGCTTTCGCGAACTCGGCTTCGACTTCCAATCGCTGCTGACCATCGAAGACTTCGGAATCACACCACCTGAGCCATCGTAG
- a CDS encoding peptidylprolyl isomerase, with translation MSERNHSPENSAVPTQSSRTKKQHWLTYVIGTVVLVVVAAVGFQFIQPSPAASQTTNDATGQVQLQQNSTRVLAKVNNQAITYDVVAQECVSRHGEDVLDTLINRLVIQQACQAAGVSVTAAEVQEEVAANAKKFNLPLDTWYQMLQAERGLTKEQYHDDVIWPMIALKKLAGQDVDVTEQDMQDGFERDYGPRVKARMIVVDGSIRQANQIWEKCKAAPNDFDRLAMEFSSDPNSRPLGGSIPPIRKHGVEKVVEDAAFKLQPGEISGVIQVAQSRYVILKCEGQTEPVVTDIREVWNDLFKQLKEEKTQIAVAKVFDKIKNDARVDNFLTRTTTGPRPGQQIRQVSGSTPAGAGQ, from the coding sequence ATGAGTGAACGGAATCACTCCCCGGAGAATTCAGCGGTGCCGACGCAGTCGAGTCGGACAAAAAAACAACATTGGCTGACCTATGTGATTGGAACGGTCGTTCTGGTCGTCGTCGCAGCGGTTGGTTTTCAGTTCATTCAGCCGAGCCCGGCTGCATCGCAGACAACAAATGATGCGACTGGTCAGGTGCAGTTGCAGCAGAACTCAACGCGAGTTCTGGCGAAAGTCAACAACCAGGCAATCACCTACGATGTGGTCGCTCAGGAGTGTGTGTCTCGCCACGGCGAAGATGTGCTCGATACCCTGATCAACCGACTTGTCATTCAACAAGCCTGTCAGGCCGCTGGCGTATCCGTCACCGCCGCAGAAGTGCAGGAAGAAGTCGCAGCGAATGCGAAGAAGTTCAATCTTCCGCTCGATACCTGGTACCAGATGCTGCAGGCAGAGCGTGGTTTGACGAAGGAACAGTATCACGACGACGTGATCTGGCCGATGATCGCTCTCAAGAAACTTGCTGGTCAAGATGTGGACGTCACCGAGCAGGATATGCAGGACGGATTCGAACGCGATTACGGTCCTCGCGTGAAAGCCCGAATGATTGTCGTCGACGGAAGTATTCGTCAGGCAAATCAGATTTGGGAGAAGTGTAAAGCAGCCCCGAATGACTTCGATCGTCTGGCGATGGAGTTTTCTTCAGACCCCAACAGCCGTCCGCTTGGCGGTTCGATTCCTCCAATTCGGAAACATGGAGTCGAAAAAGTGGTTGAAGATGCTGCCTTCAAATTGCAGCCTGGAGAAATCTCAGGTGTGATTCAAGTAGCACAAAGCCGCTACGTGATCTTGAAGTGCGAAGGTCAGACTGAGCCAGTCGTCACCGATATCCGTGAAGTCTGGAATGACCTGTTCAAACAGCTTAAAGAAGAGAAGACACAAATCGCCGTCGCGAAGGTCTTCGACAAAATCAAGAACGACGCACGCGTCGACAACTTCCTGACTCGAACCACAACTGGTCCACGTCCAGGACAGCAGATTCGCCAAGTTTCCGGAAGCACACCCGCTGGTGCCGGACAATAG